A single Streptococcus thermophilus DNA region contains:
- a CDS encoding metal-sulfur cluster assembly factor, whose protein sequence is MSEVKYTEEEIEKIKDRILEALEMVIDPELGIDIVNLGLIYDIRFQQDGYTEIDMTLTTMGCPLADLLTDQIYDAMKEVPEVTKTEVKLVWTPAWTIEKMSRYARIALGIR, encoded by the coding sequence ATGTCTGAAGTGAAATACACTGAAGAAGAAATTGAAAAAATCAAAGACCGTATCTTGGAAGCCTTAGAAATGGTTATTGACCCGGAGTTGGGGATTGATATTGTCAACCTAGGCCTTATTTACGATATTCGTTTCCAGCAAGATGGCTATACTGAAATCGATATGACCTTGACGACTATGGGATGCCCCTTAGCAGATCTTTTGACAGACCAAATCTATGACGCTATGAAAGAAGTACCTGAAGTCACTAAGACTGAGGTTAAGTTGGTCTGGACACCAGCATGGACTATTGAAAAGATGAGTCGTTATGCCCGTATTGCCCTAGGTATCCGTTAG
- a CDS encoding DUF2304 domain-containing protein, whose product MSVLSIVMLVASIFFLYLVIRNINKNNILFEQAFMWIVISLVLIVISIFDVIPGYFARLLGFELTSNFLLSLAIFFLLVIAFLQTMTLSKQKEQIKHLVQELSILKSHVEEKEEKNER is encoded by the coding sequence ATGTCAGTTTTATCTATTGTGATGTTGGTAGCTTCCATCTTTTTCCTTTATCTAGTCATTAGAAATATTAATAAGAATAATATCTTATTTGAACAGGCTTTCATGTGGATTGTCATCAGTCTGGTATTGATTGTTATTTCTATTTTTGATGTTATTCCTGGTTATTTTGCTAGGTTACTTGGATTTGAATTGACATCGAATTTTTTACTTTCGCTAGCTATTTTTTTCTTGTTAGTGATCGCTTTTTTACAAACCATGACTTTATCAAAACAAAAAGAACAGATAAAGCATTTGGTTCAGGAATTATCTATTCTCAAAAGTCATGTAGAAGAGAAAGAGGAAAAGAATGAAAGATAA
- a CDS encoding glycosyltransferase family 2 protein has product MSNPTVSVIIPVYNAQEGIKQCMDSLLNQSFTDFEIILLNDGSTDNSLEVIKKYAADNDFIRVIDKENEGVAKTRNKGIQLANGKYIVFIDNDDFVDSDYLERFYNEIDQEQLDIVLGGYKRVNQEMKTLFKQDLTQSEWSKYIVVAPWARIYRTSFLTDNNIQFFDYPIGEDVIFTLTAYNLTEKIKIIDYNGYNWFFNEKSISNTSQRGFNPNIDIVYFLSHLLQVAGDSKYIRYFIKRYYIWYLLFSGRAASSSSFMDQYRRIKQWISKENLDSNLTPLSSEITGERNQTVISVMAFRTLERLRLVSLFSRFYCKGKEK; this is encoded by the coding sequence ATGTCTAATCCAACCGTTTCAGTCATAATTCCTGTATATAATGCACAAGAGGGAATTAAACAATGTATGGATTCTCTTCTAAATCAATCATTTACAGATTTTGAGATTATTCTGTTAAATGATGGCTCTACAGATAATAGTTTAGAAGTTATTAAAAAGTATGCAGCTGATAATGATTTTATCCGAGTAATTGATAAAGAAAATGAGGGAGTTGCTAAAACCAGAAATAAGGGTATACAACTTGCTAATGGAAAGTACATTGTATTTATCGATAATGACGATTTTGTTGATTCAGATTATTTAGAGCGTTTTTATAATGAAATAGATCAAGAACAACTAGATATTGTTCTTGGTGGTTATAAGCGTGTTAATCAGGAAATGAAGACACTTTTTAAGCAAGATTTAACACAATCTGAATGGTCTAAGTATATAGTTGTTGCACCTTGGGCACGTATTTATCGAACTTCGTTTTTAACAGATAATAATATCCAGTTCTTTGACTATCCAATAGGTGAAGATGTTATCTTTACTTTGACTGCTTACAATCTAACAGAAAAAATTAAAATAATTGATTATAATGGCTATAATTGGTTTTTTAACGAGAAGAGTATATCAAACACATCTCAAAGAGGGTTTAATCCGAATATAGATATTGTGTATTTCTTGAGTCACTTGCTTCAAGTTGCTGGTGATTCAAAATATATTCGCTATTTTATTAAACGATATTACATATGGTACTTACTCTTTTCTGGAAGAGCAGCTTCAAGTTCATCGTTTATGGATCAATATAGAAGAATTAAGCAATGGATTTCTAAAGAAAATCTTGATTCAAATTTAACACCATTATCATCCGAGATAACTGGAGAAAGAAATCAAACAGTTATTTCTGTAATGGCTTTTAGAACGTTGGAACGCTTAAGATTAGTTTCACTGTTTTCGAGATTTTACTGTAAAGGAAAGGAGAAGTAG
- the rpoD gene encoding RNA polymerase sigma factor RpoD, translating to MATKKQNTAFNVQVADFIRNHKKAGTAIDDEITEKLVIPFVLDADGIDDLLERLTDGGISITDKDGNPSSKYVVEAPKPEELTDEELLGSNSAKVNDPVRMYLKEIGVVPLLSNEEEKELAIAVENGDLEAKQRLAEANLRLVVSIAKRYVGRGMQFLDLIQEGNMGLMKAVDKFDYSKGFKFSTYATWWIRQAITRAIADQARTIRIPVHMVETINKLVREQRNLLQELGQDPTPEQIAERMDMTPDKVREILKIAQEPVSLETPIGEEDDSHLGDFIEDEVIENPVDYTTRVVLREQLDEVLDTLTDREENVLRLRFGLDDGKMRTLEDVGKVFNVTRERIRQIEAKALRKLRHPSRSKQLKDFIED from the coding sequence ATGGCAACGAAAAAACAAAATACAGCATTTAACGTTCAAGTCGCTGATTTCATTCGTAATCACAAAAAAGCTGGTACAGCAATTGATGATGAAATCACAGAAAAACTAGTTATCCCATTTGTTTTAGATGCTGATGGGATTGATGACCTTTTGGAACGTTTGACAGATGGTGGTATCTCTATCACTGATAAAGATGGAAATCCTTCATCTAAATATGTTGTTGAGGCACCAAAACCAGAAGAGCTTACAGACGAGGAGCTTCTTGGTTCAAACTCAGCTAAAGTCAATGACCCTGTTCGTATGTATCTCAAAGAGATTGGGGTAGTGCCTCTCTTGAGTAACGAAGAGGAAAAAGAATTGGCTATCGCTGTTGAAAATGGTGATTTGGAAGCTAAACAACGTTTGGCAGAAGCCAACCTTCGTTTGGTAGTCTCAATCGCTAAACGCTATGTCGGACGTGGCATGCAGTTCTTGGACTTGATTCAAGAGGGTAACATGGGACTTATGAAAGCCGTTGATAAATTTGACTACTCAAAAGGTTTCAAGTTTTCAACTTATGCGACATGGTGGATTCGTCAAGCAATTACACGTGCCATCGCAGACCAAGCACGTACGATCCGTATCCCAGTTCACATGGTTGAAACCATCAATAAATTGGTACGTGAGCAACGTAACCTCTTGCAAGAGTTGGGACAAGACCCAACACCTGAGCAAATTGCTGAGCGTATGGATATGACACCAGATAAGGTTCGTGAAATCCTTAAGATTGCTCAAGAACCAGTCTCGCTTGAAACACCTATCGGTGAAGAGGATGACAGCCATTTGGGTGATTTTATCGAAGATGAAGTTATCGAAAATCCAGTAGATTACACAACTCGTGTCGTTCTTCGTGAACAATTGGATGAGGTGCTTGATACCCTTACAGACCGTGAAGAAAATGTTCTACGTCTCCGTTTCGGTCTTGATGATGGTAAGATGCGTACCTTGGAAGATGTTGGTAAAGTCTTCAACGTTACTCGTGAACGTATTCGTCAGATCGAAGCTAAAGCCCTTCGAAAATTACGCCATCCAAGTCGCAGCAAACAACTTAAAGACTTTATTGAAGACTAA
- a CDS encoding oligosaccharide flippase family protein: MKKVTAQKVFFWNILGSMSSAAVSVILLFIVTRALNSVSADTYSFAYAIANLFVIVASFQVRDFQATDIREKYSFDTYFVTRIISNVAMVLLLVTYLIFNTNTHSNLGIIFWVSFFRVSEALSDVFQGLFQQKERLDIAGKSLFLRNTISTIVFALTLVISKNLLWSVISQTISSFVFIALFDYPHSKFFHRLNLMIVKPSNIINVLKDCLPLFINAFLLVSIYNQPKYALNDIFNQGLIENGVQRDFSILFTPIFAMNLMIVFLRPMITQLAVFLEEKKISHFVTYKNNLFKILFGTCTLIFLIGAFIAIPALDIVYGTNLKQYQTSFVVLLLGGIASTFSTVCDNILTIYRKQHFLVISFIVGYIVSILTAKPLVSKFEIFGASLSFLCAMIAWLLASLVIYFVTNPYTIFRRKK, translated from the coding sequence TTGAAAAAAGTAACTGCCCAAAAGGTATTTTTCTGGAATATTTTAGGAAGTATGTCTTCAGCTGCTGTTTCAGTTATACTTCTTTTTATTGTTACACGTGCTTTAAATAGTGTTTCAGCGGATACCTATAGTTTTGCCTATGCGATTGCGAATCTCTTTGTTATTGTAGCAAGTTTTCAAGTTAGAGATTTCCAAGCGACAGATATAAGAGAGAAGTATTCTTTTGATACTTATTTCGTAACAAGGATTATTTCAAACGTTGCAATGGTTCTTCTTTTAGTGACGTATTTAATTTTTAATACAAATACTCACTCAAATCTAGGGATAATTTTTTGGGTATCTTTTTTCCGTGTTAGTGAAGCTTTATCGGATGTTTTTCAAGGATTATTTCAGCAGAAGGAACGTTTGGATATTGCCGGGAAATCACTGTTTTTGAGAAATACTATTTCAACAATTGTATTTGCTTTAACTCTAGTCATCTCAAAAAATCTATTGTGGTCCGTGATTTCACAAACTATTAGTTCATTTGTTTTTATTGCTCTATTCGATTACCCTCATTCAAAGTTCTTCCATCGCTTAAATCTTATGATTGTTAAGCCGAGTAATATTATCAATGTATTGAAAGATTGCTTACCTTTATTTATTAATGCTTTTTTGTTGGTCTCAATTTATAATCAGCCTAAATATGCTTTGAATGATATTTTTAATCAAGGTTTGATTGAAAATGGTGTTCAGCGAGATTTTAGTATTTTATTTACACCAATTTTTGCAATGAATCTTATGATTGTATTTCTTAGACCGATGATTACGCAACTTGCAGTCTTTTTAGAAGAAAAGAAGATTTCTCATTTTGTCACTTACAAGAATAATCTCTTCAAGATTTTATTTGGAACTTGTACATTAATATTTCTGATTGGTGCTTTTATAGCCATTCCAGCTTTGGATATTGTATATGGGACTAACCTTAAACAGTATCAGACTAGTTTTGTTGTTTTGTTGCTTGGAGGAATTGCAAGTACTTTTTCAACTGTATGTGATAACATTTTGACAATATATAGGAAACAACATTTTTTAGTTATTTCCTTTATCGTAGGCTATATTGTGTCAATCTTAACTGCCAAGCCTCTAGTGTCGAAATTTGAAATTTTTGGAGCCTCATTATCATTTCTTTGTGCGATGATAGCATGGCTACTTGCTTCTCTAGTAATTTATTTTGTAACAAATCCATATACAATCTTTAGAAGGAAAAAATAA
- a CDS encoding glycosyltransferase family 2 protein, protein MKTLAIVVPCYNEEETIHPFLEACQAVERQMANQLTFNYYFVNDGSKDRTLDVLRQVSKQFENVHYLSFSRNFGKEAGLLAGLEAATGDYVTVMDADLQDPPELLIEMYAKIQEGYDVVGTRRADRKGEPPIRSLFAKAFYWLINKVSDTELVDGARDFRLMTRQVVDAILELKEVNRFSKGLFSWVGFDVAYVSYENRERVAGETSWSFWKLLNYSLDGFINFSEVPLKLATWAGTFSFLISLVGIFFVVIRKLTIGGSVAGWASLVSIILFIGGIQLLALGIIGNYISKIFLETKKRPVYIVKEKG, encoded by the coding sequence ATGAAAACACTGGCTATCGTGGTCCCTTGTTACAACGAGGAAGAGACTATCCATCCTTTCCTAGAAGCCTGTCAAGCAGTTGAACGACAAATGGCCAATCAGTTGACTTTCAACTACTATTTTGTCAATGACGGTTCTAAAGATCGAACTTTGGATGTTTTGAGACAGGTTTCAAAGCAATTTGAAAATGTTCACTACCTCTCTTTCTCTCGTAATTTTGGAAAGGAAGCAGGCTTGCTTGCAGGACTAGAGGCAGCTACAGGTGACTACGTTACCGTTATGGATGCCGATCTTCAGGATCCACCTGAACTTCTTATCGAGATGTATGCCAAAATCCAAGAAGGTTATGACGTTGTCGGGACTCGACGTGCTGACCGCAAAGGTGAGCCACCTATTCGTTCACTCTTTGCTAAGGCTTTCTATTGGTTGATTAATAAAGTTTCTGACACAGAATTGGTAGATGGGGCGCGTGATTTCCGTTTGATGACGCGTCAAGTTGTTGATGCCATCCTAGAGCTTAAAGAAGTTAACCGTTTTTCAAAAGGGCTCTTTTCATGGGTTGGCTTTGATGTAGCCTACGTCTCTTATGAAAATCGAGAACGCGTTGCCGGAGAAACCTCGTGGTCTTTCTGGAAATTATTGAACTATTCTCTTGATGGCTTTATCAACTTTTCCGAAGTGCCTTTGAAACTTGCTACTTGGGCAGGAACCTTTTCATTCTTAATTTCTTTGGTTGGAATTTTCTTTGTCGTTATTCGAAAACTAACCATAGGTGGGAGTGTTGCAGGCTGGGCAAGCCTTGTCTCAATCATTCTCTTTATCGGAGGAATCCAACTCTTAGCCTTAGGTATCATCGGGAACTACATTTCAAAGATTTTCCTAGAAACCAAGAAACGGCCGGTGTATATTGTTAAAGAAAAAGGGTGA
- a CDS encoding glycosyltransferase family 2 protein, which produces MRVLMIIPAYNEEESIFDTVTSILSYRKKVDFDLDYVVINDGSTDKTKQILEDNHFNAVNLVMNLGIGGAVQTGYKYALEHDYDVAVQFDGDGQHDIESLSDLLEPIRKNEADLVIGSRFVGDVKSEFQTTFMRRFGISVISNLIKWTTGQRVLDTTSGYRLADKAVIKQFAKRYPIKYPEPETIVHILKRKYRVVERPANMFERTGGVSSITPIKSIRYMLEVCSSIVIAAFMKESE; this is translated from the coding sequence ATGAGAGTTTTAATGATAATTCCTGCTTACAATGAGGAGGAAAGTATTTTTGACACGGTAACGAGTATCTTGAGTTACCGCAAGAAAGTTGATTTTGATTTGGACTATGTGGTTATCAATGACGGATCAACAGATAAGACAAAACAGATTCTGGAAGATAATCATTTTAATGCTGTTAACCTTGTGATGAATCTTGGGATTGGTGGTGCGGTTCAAACAGGCTACAAATATGCACTAGAGCATGACTATGATGTAGCAGTTCAATTTGATGGCGATGGCCAGCATGATATTGAATCCTTGTCAGATTTACTAGAGCCAATTCGAAAAAATGAAGCAGACCTAGTTATTGGTTCTCGTTTTGTTGGTGATGTTAAGTCTGAATTTCAAACAACTTTTATGAGGCGCTTCGGAATTAGTGTTATTTCCAATCTTATCAAATGGACAACTGGACAAAGAGTTTTAGATACAACTTCGGGTTACCGTTTGGCTGATAAAGCTGTTATTAAACAGTTCGCTAAGCGTTATCCAATCAAGTATCCAGAACCAGAGACTATTGTTCATATTTTGAAACGTAAATATCGAGTTGTTGAACGACCAGCAAATATGTTTGAACGTACTGGTGGTGTTTCTTCCATTACGCCCATTAAATCGATTCGATATATGCTTGAAGTATGTTCGTCGATTGTTATTGCAGCCTTTATGAAGGAGAGTGAATAA
- a CDS encoding glycosyltransferase family 2 protein yields the protein MKFSIIVAAYNVAEYLEECIESLVSQNFPDSEYEVLIVDDGSTDGRTGMICDQLTSEFEVVRTIHQENGGLSSARNTGIKYSKGDYLLFVDGDDFWSNPDFLDKLSKNIDKFRSDVIIFSYNKYYGLDDSVRVSFDFVPDYGGTKENIKGLVKNEILTAPAWNKCVKKNLFEQGLDFPIGFLSEDCLYCAKLLKMISTYSILNIDCYQYRQNRLGSITNIVKEKNVIDILKSIEIGLTDVNRLDPDVKYALSIYFAISYISILPYVNQYSSHPEIQRLLREYKFLLKFLDEIENRPFRYTGMITRLFGLRLSIKIFPYLMKFYKK from the coding sequence ATGAAATTTTCAATTATAGTTGCTGCATATAATGTGGCAGAGTATTTAGAAGAATGTATAGAAAGTCTTGTAAGTCAAAACTTCCCTGATTCTGAATATGAAGTTCTTATAGTTGATGATGGTTCTACAGATGGCCGAACAGGAATGATTTGTGATCAATTAACATCTGAATTTGAGGTAGTTAGAACCATTCATCAAGAAAATGGCGGATTATCTTCAGCGAGAAATACAGGAATTAAATATTCTAAGGGAGATTATTTACTATTTGTTGATGGTGATGACTTTTGGAGTAATCCAGACTTTCTTGATAAATTATCGAAGAACATTGATAAATTTCGAAGTGATGTAATTATATTTTCTTATAATAAATACTATGGATTAGATGATAGCGTCAGGGTTAGTTTTGATTTTGTTCCCGACTATGGAGGTACCAAAGAGAATATTAAAGGATTAGTCAAAAACGAGATTTTAACCGCTCCAGCTTGGAATAAATGTGTGAAAAAGAACCTGTTTGAACAAGGACTAGACTTCCCTATTGGTTTTTTATCTGAGGATTGTTTATATTGTGCGAAGCTATTAAAAATGATTTCTACTTATTCGATTTTAAATATAGATTGTTATCAATACAGACAGAATCGATTGGGAAGTATTACAAATATTGTAAAAGAAAAAAATGTAATTGATATTTTAAAGAGTATCGAAATTGGGTTAACTGATGTTAATAGACTTGACCCTGATGTTAAATATGCATTGAGTATTTACTTTGCGATTTCATATATCTCAATCCTTCCTTACGTTAATCAATATTCATCTCATCCTGAAATCCAACGTTTACTTAGAGAGTACAAATTCCTTCTTAAGTTTTTAGATGAGATAGAGAATAGACCATTCAGATACACTGGAATGATAACAAGATTATTTGGACTGAGATTATCAATTAAAATATTCCCATATTTGATGAAATTTTATAAAAAATAA
- the rfbD gene encoding dTDP-4-dehydrorhamnose reductase, translated as MILVTGANGQLGTELRHLLDERNEEYVAVDVAEMDITDADKVDEVFAEVKPTLVYHCAAYTAVDAAEDEGKELDYAINVTGTENVAKAAEKHGATLVYISTDYVFNGEKPVGQEWEVDDKPDPQTEYGRTKRMGEELVEKHVTNYYIIRTSWVFGNYGKNFVFTMQNLAKTHKTLTVVNDQHGRPTWTRTLAEFMTYLAENRKEYGYYHLSNDAAEDTTWYDFAVEILKDTDVEVKPVDSSQFPAKAKRPLNSTMSLAKAKATGFVIPTWQDALKEFYKQEVK; from the coding sequence ATGATTCTAGTAACAGGTGCAAATGGCCAACTCGGAACCGAGCTTCGTCACCTTCTTGACGAGCGTAACGAAGAGTATGTAGCAGTAGATGTGGCAGAAATGGACATCACTGATGCTGACAAAGTAGATGAAGTGTTTGCGGAAGTAAAACCAACCCTGGTCTATCACTGTGCTGCCTACACAGCTGTTGATGCTGCTGAAGATGAAGGCAAAGAACTTGACTATGCTATTAACGTGACTGGTACTGAAAATGTCGCTAAGGCTGCAGAAAAACATGGTGCAACGCTTGTTTATATTTCAACGGACTACGTTTTTAATGGTGAAAAACCAGTCGGTCAAGAGTGGGAAGTTGATGATAAACCAGATCCACAGACAGAGTACGGTCGTACAAAACGTATGGGTGAAGAGCTAGTTGAAAAACATGTGACTAACTACTACATTATCCGTACTTCCTGGGTGTTCGGTAACTATGGTAAAAATTTTGTCTTCACTATGCAAAACCTTGCTAAAACTCACAAGACGCTGACAGTCGTTAATGACCAACATGGCCGTCCAACTTGGACACGTACTTTGGCAGAGTTTATGACTTATTTAGCTGAAAACCGTAAGGAATATGGTTACTATCACTTGTCAAATGATGCAGCAGAAGATACAACTTGGTATGACTTTGCGGTTGAAATCCTCAAAGATACTGATGTTGAAGTGAAACCTGTTGATTCAAGTCAATTCCCAGCTAAAGCTAAGCGCCCACTTAACTCAACAATGAGTTTGGCTAAGGCTAAGGCTACAGGGTTTGTCATCCCAACATGGCAAGATGCTTTGAAAGAGTTTTACAAACAAGAAGTGAAATAA
- a CDS encoding glycosyltransferase family 2 protein, with translation MKDNHTWVICAYGESDYLEACIQSLKNQTLQSQIICYSSTPLDSIKDLCQRYAIPFYTKQGGGIGKDWNNAISFVETKYATIAHQDDYYEPSYAEKVLSKMEKTSDVLIGYSDYFEEKNGLKIPANTNLKIKTLMLKTMNLFPSSHFWRNRVMAFGNPICCPAVTYNLEKLKNFYFDEEMKVSLDWYAWYKISEYQGRFVYISDKLMCHRIHEESETSKTIADNTRSQEDLYMYQLFWPKWIANLLMKQYVKSQKTNN, from the coding sequence ATGAAAGATAATCATACTTGGGTGATTTGCGCTTATGGAGAAAGTGATTATCTAGAGGCTTGTATTCAATCTTTGAAAAATCAAACTCTCCAATCACAAATTATCTGTTATAGTTCAACACCACTTGATTCGATTAAGGACCTTTGTCAGCGTTATGCTATCCCATTTTATACGAAACAAGGTGGAGGAATTGGCAAGGATTGGAATAACGCCATCTCTTTTGTAGAAACGAAATATGCTACCATCGCCCATCAGGATGACTATTATGAGCCAAGTTATGCAGAAAAAGTATTGTCCAAGATGGAAAAAACTAGTGATGTCCTAATTGGATATTCTGATTATTTTGAAGAAAAAAATGGTCTTAAGATCCCTGCAAATACAAACCTCAAGATTAAAACCTTAATGCTAAAAACAATGAATCTTTTTCCTAGCAGTCATTTTTGGCGTAATCGTGTAATGGCTTTTGGGAATCCAATTTGTTGTCCAGCTGTCACCTACAATCTTGAAAAATTGAAGAATTTCTATTTTGATGAGGAAATGAAGGTTAGCCTTGACTGGTATGCTTGGTATAAGATTAGTGAATACCAGGGACGTTTTGTCTATATATCAGATAAGTTAATGTGTCACCGAATTCATGAGGAATCTGAGACTTCTAAGACAATTGCTGATAATACTCGTAGTCAAGAAGATTTGTATATGTATCAACTCTTTTGGCCAAAATGGATAGCAAATCTCTTAATGAAACAGTATGTGAAGAGTCAGAAGACGAATAATTGA
- a CDS encoding DUF3329 domain-containing protein gives MKEKNNKEIVYLLVCLVVVTLIYLLNHFTLYTSDDFVYRFIYKEPFPSDNEQPVRSLFDLITSQMNHWKVWNGRFTGHSIVQIFMQYNKEVFNVFNSSVFLSLGILIDSLSFEIVSNKHRKHQVLYLAIIFLILWWFLPEIGKTVLWISGSGNYLWTAVLDLLWLKVVLRRNQSPYNILWTIPLAFFSGAGNENTSPAFILLISLIILYDAVSEKRVSVSRVLEIVAACIGFLLMLASPGSQKRAGDIPLFYDLSNKLANLFQMSWQKYSILYIAILVLLIYSLVKSYLNRKQFFYFLFIMCAHFACIYSLVATNELPDRVFFGASVLLCLALLILLRLILEEVLFLKKLALVFLLLLVIKFGFSYTKAFSDINSTYKVVSMQYREIYQAKENGQSTIILKRYPKPKTLFNAYNGTNNLGESRDAWFNRWMAVYFGIDSIESRE, from the coding sequence ATGAAAGAAAAAAACAACAAAGAGATAGTTTATCTCCTTGTATGCCTCGTTGTAGTCACTTTAATTTATTTATTAAATCACTTCACTCTCTATACATCTGATGATTTTGTATATAGATTTATTTATAAGGAACCATTTCCATCAGATAATGAACAACCAGTAAGATCATTATTTGATTTGATTACTTCTCAAATGAATCATTGGAAAGTTTGGAATGGTAGGTTTACTGGACATTCTATCGTTCAGATATTTATGCAATATAATAAGGAAGTTTTCAATGTATTTAATTCCTCTGTATTTTTGTCATTGGGAATATTAATAGATAGTTTAAGCTTTGAAATAGTTTCAAATAAGCATAGGAAACACCAAGTTTTATATTTAGCGATAATCTTTTTGATTTTATGGTGGTTTCTTCCAGAAATCGGAAAAACTGTATTATGGATTTCAGGATCAGGTAATTATTTATGGACAGCTGTCCTAGACTTACTATGGTTGAAGGTTGTATTGAGACGAAACCAATCTCCATATAATATATTATGGACAATTCCATTGGCTTTTTTTTCAGGTGCAGGGAATGAAAATACCTCTCCAGCATTTATTCTGTTGATTAGTTTAATAATATTGTATGATGCTGTTTCTGAAAAAAGAGTAAGTGTTTCAAGAGTTTTAGAAATTGTAGCGGCTTGTATTGGTTTTCTTTTAATGCTAGCATCTCCTGGGTCTCAAAAGAGAGCAGGTGATATTCCCTTGTTTTACGACCTCAGCAATAAATTAGCTAATTTATTTCAAATGAGTTGGCAAAAATATTCGATATTATATATTGCTATATTAGTACTTTTAATTTATTCTCTTGTTAAATCTTATTTGAACAGAAAGCAATTTTTTTATTTCTTGTTTATAATGTGTGCTCACTTTGCTTGTATATACAGTTTAGTAGCAACAAATGAGCTTCCTGACAGGGTATTTTTTGGGGCAAGTGTATTACTTTGCTTAGCATTACTAATTTTGTTACGTTTAATTTTGGAAGAGGTATTATTTCTCAAGAAACTGGCCTTGGTATTTTTATTACTACTAGTGATTAAATTTGGATTTTCTTATACTAAGGCGTTTAGTGATATAAATAGTACCTACAAAGTTGTGAGTATGCAATATCGTGAGATTTATCAAGCTAAAGAGAACGGACAATCCACTATTATTTTGAAACGTTATCCTAAACCTAAAACTTTATTTAATGCATATAATGGTACGAATAATTTAGGGGAGTCAAGAGATGCGTGGTTTAATAGATGGATGGCGGTATATTTTGGTATTGATAGTATCGAAAGTAGAGAATAA